tttactgcaaatcctcttatttgcaatcttctccTAAGTTctaatcactaaattgttgaataaataacaccaatatttaataatgcaaaatggcctttattcaagcactttcaaaataacacttgtattgctcgacagatagcgtgcttaatcgaaactgattgtagcgtctctactgttgctgccttttatactctttgatttcctcgttgcatcttctaggcgcttccagaatttacttagttactgctataaaattataactacagatgcacgtgtatagcatctcatatgcgcgtgtatttgtgagcgacacttccacaattataattgcttacttttgggagcatctcagataagatatatgcatgagtttgtgcgtctcttctccgctgcgtatacgtagaaataatgattgatctattgatgtgcatccaagtcactgcttagcatcgccttattgattatagtatcccttagtgttgctaatatttgtcacactgccctccacctaagtctggtcgtcccgatcagacaaatctctcgatctaaacgccgctagcatctccaaatgtaccactcttctacttcgtggttttccaatggtttgtatgctgaAGATGGTATcattgatcttcttcacaactttgtacgggccttcccaactgcaccgaaatttgtatggaacacctttccgccggtgagggttgtatagcagcaccaaatctccctccaagaaaccttccgaattatttttctcatcgtacctgcgtttcatcttactactcattatactggatcgttccctcgcactctgttgtttggcagagcttgatcttgacggattgagagtagtgcgcgctggcttgaaacgaCCCTCGtattccttctgggaaattctttccttcgttttcgtgcgtcccttTTGTTttatcaatgccagtgtttctctcgcaggtacttttgagtACGCTTTATTTgccccattcgatccatcaacctttaccgttgacttccgtggtatttgtcgagtcttctccaccagtactcgattacttttaaaaattaaagttttactttataaaaattaaagttaagtggcacatcctggttctcataatgcataacccttctctgcatatccatcttgatgtcatggtcaactaaaaaatcgactcccaatatgacttcatcaacaatctccgccacattgaatttgtgtagaaccatgaccttcccaattaagacttcacatatcacttctccctggacttggttatactcacctctgaccgtacgcaaccttgctgcaGGTAACGGTTttgctctcctgttgactaaatcagatcgaatcagggaatgaaatgcgcccgtatctacagtcagtacacgctctttcccatccacattccctttgatggtaagactgcttgatttctttccaatttgcgacacagatatcacaggacatttaaTAACTGGTTATAGCTAACGATCCCTACATCTGGAACGCTcctgctcatctcctccagctttgcgtttacggccacccaagttggaactaccaggaccaagatcgcaatgacgtgcaatgtgaccggacttcccgcatttgaagcatttgataactctttcactccgcttttgcaatcctttcagcgcctcgTCTTGCATCTACgtactctggcctttctacttccacacggcgtgctttgaaaactggcttacacagaagcgacgctgtttcctgaatcagagcatgtgataccgtttcagcaaatgtaagctttgggtttgcgtgtatagctcgcttcatttccacgtcccgtatgccatttatagaactctggatttttaccctctaggtgtattccacgggtgcgtccgcatttgcgagatgagccaatttttcaacatccgaggcaaactcctacAAAGTCTCATTCACTCTTTGGTGACggctttgcaactcaatttgatatatttgttttctatgttcgcttccgtatcgccgttctacagcagccatcaatgagtcataactgttccgttcgtactctggaatagtctgtaatactaatttcacacagacggcttattgaataataaaggcagttttctacattaagacgcttattgagctcaatcttccctacaaaattcgaatctataattatttcattagtagctaatcgattgcctaatgaagtcaaaagcacaatgcaactctgctggCCGCGTTCCGcgttagtttttggtgtgttcagtgcttgaaaatgtcatttgtcaaagtaaatatcattgtctgcatggcggaacgatacaaggtggccgcatcgaacagctgattataaccttttttatttgatttgatacatcaactaccggcgcagtacgattttgacatttgtccatcgaatttacaagtacatggaatttttgtttgtttgtaggtatgtcactatgcttccaccttgtatcgttccaccatgattgtctgtcatatagcattgtcattttattcgcttgacatttcatccttcataataatcgagcagttacttctgtgtgaaagcacaaaatttacgatttcattagatggtgaaatgagatcattaagtttctgtgtgaaaacagtataagatttccgcggcaggcccttgcAGTGCCATGAACAGTggagcaactttatcttcagtattccagttgtttacttttgcggtcttctcaaattgtagcttaaagacctggaaaggaacagaactgtcaaatgatggtgtttttaccttttgattactcgttgaaactgctgggccatttagttgcaactgctcgatacgtcctctcaaagcatccaactCGGCcacgattttttcctcaaactgtaaaatttttgtatcttgcgcctccaacttcgagaaaatacgtccttcttgctcttccagttgagcagagatctgcggtgatatctgtgctgaaatttgcgtcgacatttcggacattcgtgcctcttgtgcttcattCTTCGCtgctatacggttctcctgcaattccagctgagtttccatcttggatgtaatctgtgtcgacatttctgacttacgtgtcttctgttcttccagttgagatgccatttgcgacgacattgatgctactgtcgatgtttgtgcagatattgcagccaaaatcttgttcaagtctgtgttcgtaaATGTCTGTGacgtttcatttttctcttcaatttttgttgttgtctcgtccccatcaggataaaagatatACTCGTCCAcgtcaattccttgcgactccattgcCTCTcctagccgtgcttgaagttcggtcttattgccggttgtattcaatccacggttttccaactcctttttcagttgctggatcttcaattcattccactttaccatgtccaagttgtattcgaattcttcggaatttattcaacaattcctcttctggcaccaattgtaacgaatttactgcaaatcctcttatttgcaatcttctgctaagttcgaatcactaaattgttgaataaataactccaaaatttaATAATggcaaatggcctttattcaaataCTTTCAAAacaacacttctattgctcgacagatagcgtgcttaatcgaaactgattgtagcgcctctaatgtcgctgccttttataatctttgatttcctcgttgcatcttctaggcgcttccagaatttacttagctactgctataaaattataactacagatgcacgtgtatatctTCTCGATGcgcttgtatttgtgagcgacacttccacaattataatggcatacttttgggagcatctcagataagatatctgtatgtggttgtgcgtctcttctccgctgcgtgtacgtacatatgtgaagacataatgattgatctattgatgtgcatccaagtcactgcttagcatcgctttatagatgatagtatcccttagtgttgctaatattcgtcacaatatgttattCTCCGAAATAGGAATTTTCAGTTTTCGAATTGAGGTATGTATATAATCTTTACAATAGTAATAAAATCATAATGCGACAATTTTCTCACTATAAATTTAATTGACTTCCcactatttttaatttaatctttTCCATTGGCGGAATCAgagttttaatgttttttttaaatcaggaCTAAAAAATCTGGAACTAAGAAACGTATACGCAATAAATaacacaataaataaataacacaacagAACTACTAGAGAGGCTTGCAACCATTGAGCCGACAAAGCATAGAAAATTGATATCCTTTGACATAAAAGGTTTGTACCTATCAATGCCATTATTGGAGATATTGGGCATAGTTAACTTCAcaatctatatatacatataaaaatcaaattctgggtctgtgtgttccctatggaaacgtaattCCCAcaattcaatcatcaccaaattttggctatattcCATCGATCAAagcgaaagtttttcatatttcagaactacgaattttaaattaaaaattttttcttcaatttcacGTACGCCACTGAGTGGTGCAACAAATCTTGTATGTCAttaaaagttactcatacgccatatACGTtcttaagtgcagaacttttgtttggtcatagcgttgaattcacaaaaagttaaaacgATTGCATTGAgtggtttaaaagtttttattaaatttaagcatacTACTGTAAAAATATGAGATGAGAgccaaaaattgtgcagctcaaatattttgattaagttatgaggttttgagtatgaattgtgtgtgacaaaataagatttgaaaaataaagcaatgaatgataaattagaggaatgagggatctaagaaaaaaggAGAGAGGTAGATGGTGTAAAAAAAGAACagggagagataaggaaattataaagggtagGAATGAGAAAAATAGGGAAATACATTTTGaggaagatcaataaaatcttatatactgattgcttgactttgagtaacgggaaggaatgTGTTAAAATACACcctcttatttagattagtatctacACAACCCGAGTAACGCCGGCCACGCTGCTACTACTTTATAATACAGAAGACAAAGTTAAAATTATGCAAATTTACGCTAAGATTTTTActtcaaaactattttcattttaacaataaaacatatagacaaacaaacggtggGATTcaaaggggttgataagcgcaattcatagcttctgCAGCACAATTTTTAACATCACTTATTTTAGGCAAATCCTGTAACAAATAATTACATATTTAACAGGTGAAGCTCTGGTTCTTCACTGGACTAGGGGTAGGGgcatagaaggttcaatgtggtcatattaaatcattcccgaaatgatggggctagtaccttaatggtgcttgttaccggaacgttctGGATCTATATAGGCAAAGGACCATTAataacgataacactccccaaagtcgtCCGGTAGTATCCTTGTCGCTACAATAAGAACAGCAACAAGAGCACGTTCTTTGAATGGGAAACCCGACATCAGCCATTATTATATAACAGGGACATAATAATTACAACTTTTATAGCATAAACTTTGTTTCATAATAATTTTCGAgtgaaaatttacaatttttttttcaataaaaattttttgtcaaCATTTatggcgttattatgtataacgcaaagcgacgcgaagagtcactttcacccaagtgaaaccaaattcgtatcatataatagcattcattcacttcggtgactatcagtgactatcggtgactgtaggtgattgtcttacgttttttcgtattatatagcgacgcaaagtgtcacgaacactcatttttactgtcaaaatattcacttgcttctgggtcgcgtttgcttcattcacttggTTTTTtcattgtcgtttttttttttttataatttttgagtaaaaatttaagcatttcgggaaaaaaagattgaaattttccaTAGACATAAAGGTATATTTAGAGCTTTGTTCAATgtatatttcatcaaaaaattttacaggaataaaaaaaatataagcgaAGCCTATACAAATTATAGACAGGGACCAGAACAgttattccttttgtaataaaagtcccTCAGAAAAAAtgttggtatggcctagaaggttcaatgtggtcatattaaatcgttcccgacatggtaGAGcttgcaccttaatggtgcttgttaccggaacataccggatatttatccggtaaaggaccatcaataacactccctgaaaccttcggggagtttctttatcgctacaacaacaacagttggttatgatttttcgataacaagtttctagtgctagaagcaaaaattttaaagtgtccctacaggtttcaaatccagatatttacgagaatggattggtgaaaaattcgtttcatttggatgaaCCGTATCTTAGTTATAGGGTCGTacttttattctgttaataaaaaatataagtttggatttaacttttattggtaattctttattttagctcacaactgctaaagaggtgtcaaaagacgggctttggacccaggatcacgaacccgaaagcggaaattggaattttttttttttaggagatatttgcaaacaaaattgaaaattttcacgtggttgttgtaattttgatgattttgttgtacccacaagaaaaactgggtaaaagtgttttgcgcggatatagatttggtctccaaaccggtgttggacccacccaatgtattttttataagcgcggccgaaccGTTTCGGAGCGATCCGGGGCCATTTTGCGTTTTTTGGAAATagcttttgacagaaataaaatttggaatttccgctttcgtgatcctgggatcaaaacgcgtcttttgacacctctcccgatatttttggacgagttttagcaattGTGAGCTAAAGTAGAGAATTAcccttttattttcggacttataaaataaatatccggattttatttctttgtgtagatgtttttgaaaaaggatgcatgattcgtcatgaaaatgctatgggtatCCCCGGAATCCCATACAACTTCACCAAGGAATAGTTTTTAACCGGACTTTTTCGAGTCAAGAAAAAAAGCCTATTAAAATGGGTCACTGATTATAACTAATCGTTATACTATAGTTTTGTCACTATCTTTCGAATTTCTTAGTTTtatgtcaaaaattaattctgagtaataggaaaataaaaataataatttttaataactataataattatacctccgtgctactttttttaaaatgttcttaTAAATCGGTGATTATGCTGATTCTCGAACAACGTAGTGAATTATTTCGAGTCTCAAAAGTGTATCGCAAATAATCGACAAGCATCGGTACAATTCAGGTACGCAACATCTAAGCCCAGAGGAATTAGgtaaggggtaccacagggtggtgtcctatcctcgcttctgtttaacttctatatatcgaaacccctcactgcacgataatggctacaggtcccggtaggtaataaaataaacaactatctcctGATCTCTCCAATTCTTTCGCTTCGCGaaccctgacattgtcaccgaccaaatcatcggcgaccttatttataacatggatacgccaaatgtcgaccatattgaacatccacgtcgatggcgtcACGCTACcgtctgtcttacacccaaaactCCTACGTGTGACGTTCGATTCATaaaatccatagccgtaataaaatcctcaaatctcttgccggcgtcacttggggtaaagataaagaaccgctcattaccacttacaaagcaattggctagccgatAGCATGCTACGCCTCCCCGATGttatcgccaagcctaaagaatAATCAGTGtaaaaagctacaggcctgccaaactaCTGCCCTTAGAACCGCctcgggttgtcttcttatgtccccagaacaccatttacacaatgaggcgagaatactccccatcagggagagaaattagacgctaaccaaacagttcctgttgaatacccagaaatatgagaatcccaacagacatctgagtgatgagccaacaccgcccaggggcttaaggagtaatctccgtaagcattatgaggaaatacggcacctgacaacacagccgtatgaagccacggcgatgcacaatttttttttgggcgtacaaacacaacaacaaccacatggaaatcgccaacttcaaatgcaaatatctccggacagagataaaatttttcttttccgccatcggattattgttctcgagattaatacgcgtcgtttgacacctc
The Eurosta solidaginis isolate ZX-2024a chromosome 5, ASM4086904v1, whole genome shotgun sequence DNA segment above includes these coding regions:
- the LOC137252569 gene encoding uncharacterized protein: MVKWNELKIQQLKKELENRGLNTTGNKTELQARLGEAMESQGIDVDEYIFYPDGDETTTKIEEKNETSQTFTNTDLNKILAAISAQTSTVASMSSQMASQLEEQKTRKSEMSTQITSKMETQLELQENRIAAKNEAQEARMSEMSTQISAQISPQISAQLEEQEGRIFSKLEAQDTKILQFEEKIVAELDALRGRIEQLQLNGPAVSTSNQKVKTPSFDSSVPFQVFKLQFEKTAKVNNWNTEDKVAPLFMALQGPAAEILYCFHTET